The following proteins are co-located in the Vibrio azureus genome:
- the ccoN gene encoding cytochrome-c oxidase, cbb3-type subunit I encodes MSQVNQLEHNYNYTVVRQFTIVTILWGIVGMAVGVFIAAQLVWPQLNFDTPWLTFSRLRPLHTNAVIFAFGTSALFATSYYVVQRTCQTRLFGGPLVTFTFWGWQAIILAAAITLPMGYTTSKEYAELEWPIDIAIAIVWVSYAVVFFGTLVKRKTSHIYVANWFFGAFIITVAVLHIVNSMAIPVSGLKSYSIYSGAIDAMVQWWYGHNAVGFLLTAGFLGMMYYFVPKQAERPVYSYRLSIVHFWALISLYIWAGPHHLHYTALPDWTQSLGMVMSLVLFAPSWGGMINGIMTLSGAWHKLRYDPILRFLIVSLSFYGMSTFEGPMMAIKTVNALSHYTDWTIGHVHSGALGWVAMVSIGSVYHLVPKLFGQERMYSIKLINVHFWLATIGTVLYIVAMWISGVMQGLMWRAVNSDGTLTYSFVESVAASHPFYFIRFVGGLIFLSGMFLMAYNTYKTVNAPKESLKAIPLPA; translated from the coding sequence ATGAGCCAAGTAAATCAGCTCGAGCACAACTACAACTATACCGTCGTTCGTCAGTTTACCATAGTGACAATACTGTGGGGAATTGTCGGCATGGCCGTTGGTGTTTTTATAGCCGCTCAGTTAGTTTGGCCACAGTTAAACTTTGATACGCCGTGGTTGACCTTCAGTCGTTTACGTCCCCTGCATACAAATGCGGTTATTTTTGCGTTTGGTACCAGTGCTCTGTTTGCAACATCCTATTATGTTGTGCAGCGTACCTGTCAAACACGTCTTTTTGGTGGGCCTTTGGTCACCTTTACTTTTTGGGGTTGGCAAGCAATTATTCTTGCTGCTGCAATTACCCTTCCTATGGGTTATACCACTTCGAAAGAATATGCTGAGCTTGAGTGGCCAATTGATATCGCCATTGCGATTGTTTGGGTTTCTTATGCGGTGGTGTTCTTTGGAACGCTAGTGAAGCGTAAAACCTCCCATATTTATGTGGCCAACTGGTTTTTCGGCGCATTCATTATTACTGTTGCTGTCTTACACATTGTAAATAGCATGGCCATTCCAGTATCAGGGCTAAAATCTTACTCTATCTACTCTGGTGCCATTGATGCAATGGTGCAGTGGTGGTACGGACATAACGCGGTTGGTTTCCTTCTTACGGCTGGCTTTCTAGGTATGATGTACTATTTCGTTCCTAAGCAAGCTGAGCGCCCAGTCTATTCATACCGCCTATCTATCGTTCACTTTTGGGCACTAATATCACTCTATATTTGGGCTGGTCCACACCACTTACATTATACTGCCCTACCTGACTGGACTCAGTCTCTAGGTATGGTCATGTCACTCGTTCTCTTTGCTCCATCATGGGGCGGAATGATTAACGGTATCATGACGCTTTCCGGAGCTTGGCATAAGCTTCGATATGACCCTATTCTGCGCTTTTTGATCGTCTCCCTTTCGTTTTACGGCATGTCGACATTCGAAGGCCCAATGATGGCAATTAAAACCGTTAATGCGCTCTCTCATTATACCGACTGGACAATAGGACATGTTCATTCAGGTGCTTTGGGGTGGGTAGCGATGGTCTCTATTGGCTCTGTCTATCACCTTGTTCCGAAGTTATTTGGTCAAGAACGTATGTACTCGATCAAGCTGATCAACGTTCACTTTTGGCTAGCAACCATAGGTACTGTTCTGTATATCGTTGCAATGTGGATCTCTGGAGTGATGCAAGGGCTTATGTGGCGTGCGGTAAACTCGGACGGCACATTGACTTATAGCTTTGTCGAATCGGTTGCAGCCTCTCATCCTTTCTACTTTATTCGCTTTGTTGGTGGGTTAATCTTCTTGTCTGGTATGTTCTTAATGGCGTACAACACTTACAAGACAGTGAATGCACCGAAAGAAAGCCTAAAAGCAATCCCACTACCGGCCTAA
- the ccoO gene encoding cytochrome-c oxidase, cbb3-type subunit II — protein sequence MSNNSSNRHEILERNVGLLAIFIVIAISWGALVEITPLIFQKQTNEPVKNLKPYTALQMEGRDVYIREGCSVCHSQMIRPFRAETERYGHYSVAGESVWEHPFLWGSKRTGPDLARVGGRYSDEWHRVHLMDPRELVPESIMPGYPWLADNILDGKLTPKKLALFRDDFGVPYTDEQIANATKDVQGKSEMDALIAYLQSLGLAMK from the coding sequence ATGAGTAATAATTCGAGTAATCGCCATGAAATTCTAGAACGCAATGTCGGTTTGCTGGCTATCTTCATCGTTATTGCGATTAGTTGGGGAGCCTTGGTTGAAATTACACCACTGATCTTCCAAAAGCAAACGAATGAACCCGTCAAAAACCTCAAACCATACACTGCACTGCAAATGGAAGGTCGTGATGTGTATATTCGCGAAGGTTGTAGTGTTTGTCACAGTCAGATGATTCGCCCATTTCGTGCGGAAACTGAACGTTACGGACACTACTCCGTGGCTGGCGAAAGTGTTTGGGAACACCCTTTCCTTTGGGGTTCTAAGCGTACTGGCCCTGACCTAGCCCGTGTCGGAGGCCGTTATTCCGATGAGTGGCACCGTGTTCACCTAATGGACCCACGTGAGCTGGTTCCTGAATCAATTATGCCTGGCTACCCTTGGTTAGCTGACAATATTCTTGATGGTAAATTAACACCGAAAAAACTAGCGCTATTCCGAGATGATTTTGGTGTGCCATACACGGATGAACAAATCGCAAATGCAACAAAAGACGTTCAAGGTAAATCAGAGATGGATGCTCTGATCGCTTACCTTCAGTCTCTTGGTCTTGCAATGAAATAA
- a CDS encoding zonular occludens toxin domain-containing protein — protein MAITIRTGGNGSYKSAYTAWFSILPALKAGRVVVTNIEGMEPLHLIEERLNIQFPSSTKLIRIFSRSEVGIDLWQHFFCWCPLNALIVVDECQDIFSKNIGFDGRKIKHRPLEEFLPHLPDWYSEFFHSRHVPVDMTTLKESEVDDLGCAEYDGQGKIIYPLTYNEGFMRHRKYNWDIELLSPDWQQIDSSIKACAEQAFFHKNRDKMFFAKRKPYIYQHPVNVTKPVIPAKKDAGLFTQKIPLEAHLLYKSTGTGAITKSGGLNPLFSSPKFLFTLLTIIACVGYFCYAAFNLLTENESSLSTNEPQTSDDSQAVQAVPVSSSKEDHQGDHDLSGRGDSHSAHQQSRPAYVPVKEILYFEGLESAYLSGFHSAKKHKVIKGKRYTSHELDIVINIYAINGLYSVNQKYLEAIGVKFEVIHECLMILKQDDRKSLLTCEPSRPDGQTEAVEADFAQIEKQRTQSMTDNSYLL, from the coding sequence ATGGCGATTACAATTAGAACGGGCGGCAATGGCTCCTACAAAAGTGCTTACACGGCTTGGTTTTCTATTCTTCCGGCATTAAAAGCGGGTCGTGTGGTTGTCACTAATATTGAAGGTATGGAGCCTTTGCACCTCATTGAGGAGCGTTTAAATATCCAGTTCCCCTCCTCGACTAAGCTTATACGCATCTTCTCACGCTCTGAGGTTGGCATTGACCTATGGCAACATTTCTTTTGTTGGTGCCCTTTAAATGCCTTGATTGTGGTTGATGAGTGTCAGGATATCTTTTCTAAAAACATTGGCTTTGATGGCCGCAAGATAAAACACCGACCTTTAGAGGAGTTCTTACCACATTTGCCAGATTGGTATTCCGAGTTCTTCCATTCTCGACACGTTCCCGTCGATATGACCACATTGAAAGAATCTGAAGTGGATGATTTAGGATGTGCGGAGTATGACGGCCAAGGAAAGATCATCTATCCGCTCACTTACAATGAAGGCTTTATGCGTCATCGTAAGTACAATTGGGATATCGAATTGCTCTCTCCAGATTGGCAGCAGATAGACAGCTCAATCAAAGCCTGTGCTGAGCAAGCTTTCTTCCATAAGAACCGTGACAAAATGTTCTTTGCCAAGCGTAAGCCTTATATCTATCAGCACCCTGTTAACGTCACTAAGCCAGTGATACCTGCTAAAAAAGATGCTGGCCTCTTCACTCAGAAAATACCGCTTGAAGCACACCTGCTTTACAAATCAACCGGAACGGGAGCCATCACCAAATCAGGCGGCTTGAATCCTCTGTTTAGCTCTCCCAAGTTCTTATTCACTCTGTTAACCATCATTGCCTGTGTGGGGTACTTTTGCTATGCCGCTTTTAATCTTCTTACTGAAAATGAAAGTTCGCTTTCAACAAATGAACCTCAAACGTCGGATGATAGCCAAGCTGTTCAAGCTGTTCCGGTTTCCAGCTCTAAAGAAGATCATCAAGGCGATCATGATTTATCTGGCCGTGGGGATAGTCATTCGGCTCATCAGCAAAGCCGCCCTGCTTATGTTCCTGTGAAAGAGATCCTTTACTTTGAGGGCTTAGAGTCGGCTTACTTGTCAGGGTTTCATAGTGCTAAAAAGCACAAGGTAATCAAGGGAAAACGTTATACAAGTCATGAGTTGGATATTGTGATTAATATTTATGCAATCAATGGCCTATACTCGGTCAACCAAAAGTATTTGGAGGCTATTGGAGTCAAGTTTGAAGTGATTCATGAATGTTTGATGATCTTAAAACAGGACGACCGGAAAAGCTTACTTACTTGTGAGCCTTCCCGACCTGACGGCCAAACTGAGGCAGTTGAGGCTGACTTTGCGCAAATCGAAAAACAGCGTACTCAGTCGATGACTGATAATTCTTATTTGTTGTAA
- a CDS encoding FIST signal transduction protein, whose protein sequence is MYCQTAFTHIQDERSAIQKLASELNGNKLAYLLCYYTADYDFQEIAQCLSEFFPHTPFHGTSSCRAIMTDQGHHQGPVIAAMAVYESGSHAYGTGLAKYQISTKKSVNEALDMALHHADRVGEVPNLILLHATPGREEAIIKCIDDRFGTLVPIIGGSSADNDIKGNWSIITTQGSEQSGLSITLFYSSQSVDVSFSAGHTPTIHSGVVTDACGRCVLEIDGEPALDVYRFWTETQEDSGDDTFFLFDKSTAYPLGRLAGLVSHRPYYKLSHPVRGTPEGGIELFTDINMGDIVTLMKGNKECLLSRVTRVVNTAFNQKFENSQKIGVINIFCAGSMLNLKQDITNVYEQVTRELNNKPFICPFTFGEQGRFIGGENGHANLMISSAIFHKPNDE, encoded by the coding sequence ATGTACTGCCAAACTGCCTTTACCCATATTCAAGATGAACGCTCAGCCATACAAAAACTGGCTTCTGAGCTAAATGGCAATAAGCTCGCTTATCTACTTTGCTACTATACGGCTGACTACGACTTTCAAGAAATAGCGCAGTGCTTATCTGAATTCTTCCCACATACTCCTTTTCATGGCACAAGTTCCTGTCGAGCAATCATGACAGACCAAGGTCATCATCAAGGGCCAGTTATCGCAGCAATGGCAGTATACGAATCTGGCTCTCATGCGTACGGAACAGGGTTAGCAAAGTATCAAATCAGCACCAAAAAAAGTGTTAACGAAGCATTAGATATGGCTTTACATCATGCAGACCGAGTAGGGGAAGTTCCGAATTTAATTTTATTGCATGCCACACCAGGACGCGAGGAAGCCATAATAAAATGTATTGATGATCGATTTGGCACATTGGTTCCGATCATTGGTGGATCATCAGCGGACAATGATATTAAAGGAAATTGGTCCATTATCACCACTCAAGGCAGCGAGCAGTCGGGACTGAGCATCACGTTATTTTATTCTTCTCAATCGGTTGATGTTTCATTTAGTGCAGGGCATACACCGACAATACACTCAGGAGTCGTTACCGATGCATGCGGCCGGTGTGTCCTCGAAATCGATGGCGAACCCGCCCTGGACGTTTATCGATTTTGGACTGAAACTCAAGAGGATTCAGGTGACGATACTTTTTTTCTATTCGATAAATCAACTGCTTACCCTCTAGGGCGTCTCGCGGGGCTAGTCTCTCATCGCCCATATTATAAGCTCTCCCATCCAGTAAGAGGCACACCTGAAGGCGGGATAGAATTGTTCACTGACATCAATATGGGGGACATTGTCACCCTGATGAAAGGCAATAAAGAATGCCTACTTTCAAGAGTAACACGTGTGGTGAACACAGCTTTCAACCAAAAGTTCGAAAATTCACAAAAGATAGGCGTAATTAATATTTTCTGCGCCGGTTCTATGCTGAATCTTAAACAAGACATCACCAATGTTTATGAGCAGGTGACCCGAGAGCTCAATAACAAGCCCTTTATTTGCCCGTTCACATTCGGTGAACAGGGGCGCTTTATTGGTGGTGAAAACGGGCATGCTAATTTAATGATTTCATCAGCTATTTTCCATAAGCCTAATGATGAATAA
- a CDS encoding replication initiation factor domain-containing protein, giving the protein MTTTTKVITSVPELIHIDYLCFTFSVKDLRHCYHGLAKRHKNEVVKGLPKKSLLKRAVRSPKFPPPPRFDSTVAKTAEEIEQYNTAYEFCYRNYLEETLRIFTNQVLGLSLSAPRGLGFQFYTESMKLTSDTGEDFCGYVGIGGNNDTVHFQINGTGCKHMFARNSRYVIHDWLSNVLGVQTLARVDLAYDDYDGLFDCNYAKKAWLDGAFRTSARGRPPVLHEQVTISKIVKGQPEYTREQYSVGSRTSRVYWRIYNKALEQNLAQTGLTWYRSEVELKKWNIDVLLNPDGAFAAINDFAASISSARKVDTKPKPTKRVALDLLASAHWMRRQYGKTLNSLIEFYEGDIETVIGSLIRDGTKFTFPNTYGKLVTHILET; this is encoded by the coding sequence ATGACTACAACAACTAAAGTGATCACCTCAGTACCTGAGTTAATCCACATTGACTACTTATGCTTTACGTTCTCAGTCAAAGACCTTCGCCACTGTTATCACGGCTTGGCTAAGCGTCACAAGAATGAGGTCGTTAAAGGGCTACCAAAGAAAAGCTTGCTTAAGCGTGCGGTACGTTCGCCTAAGTTCCCTCCTCCACCTCGCTTTGATTCGACAGTTGCGAAGACGGCTGAAGAGATTGAACAGTACAACACGGCCTACGAGTTTTGTTACCGCAACTACTTAGAAGAGACTTTGCGCATTTTCACCAATCAGGTATTGGGTTTGTCTTTGTCTGCTCCTCGTGGCCTTGGCTTTCAGTTCTATACCGAGTCCATGAAATTGACTTCTGATACAGGTGAAGATTTCTGCGGTTATGTTGGCATTGGTGGCAATAACGACACAGTACATTTTCAAATTAATGGTACTGGCTGTAAGCACATGTTTGCTCGTAACTCTCGCTATGTCATTCACGATTGGCTTAGTAATGTTCTCGGTGTTCAAACACTGGCGCGGGTTGATTTGGCCTATGACGATTATGACGGGTTGTTTGATTGTAACTATGCCAAAAAAGCTTGGCTTGATGGTGCCTTTCGAACCTCTGCCCGTGGCCGTCCTCCAGTACTGCATGAACAGGTAACGATATCCAAGATTGTCAAAGGTCAGCCGGAATATACACGTGAGCAATATTCTGTTGGTTCTCGTACTTCTCGCGTCTATTGGCGCATCTACAACAAGGCATTAGAACAGAACTTGGCACAAACGGGCCTCACTTGGTATCGCTCTGAAGTTGAACTTAAAAAATGGAACATTGATGTTCTTTTGAATCCTGATGGGGCTTTTGCGGCCATCAATGACTTTGCTGCCTCTATCTCTTCAGCTCGTAAGGTAGACACCAAACCAAAGCCAACCAAACGCGTTGCTTTAGACCTGTTGGCCTCTGCGCATTGGATGCGCCGACAGTATGGAAAAACACTTAATTCCCTCATCGAATTCTATGAGGGTGACATTGAAACAGTAATCGGTTCTCTCATTCGCGATGGAACAAAATTCACCTTCCCTAATACCTATGGAAAGTTGGTGACTCACATATTGGAGACTTAA
- the ccoP gene encoding cytochrome-c oxidase, cbb3-type subunit III produces MNTFWSLWIIVITIGTLVGCAILLAWCAKDKMGVDEGADMGHEYDGIRELNNPLPKWWTYLFIGTFVFSAIYFALYPGLGSFKGLLNWQSSDQTVGTLEASQASIADAQLNKRLDQYAKELDDANAYFGETFKKLTHNSEGLRPIPEIAQDPEALKVGQRLFLQNCSQCHGSDARGQKGFPNLTDDAWLYGGEPSAIVTTLKHGRIGQMPSWQAALGDEGIKEVVSYTLSLSGRKVNAREAAAGKKRFVVCAACHGTDGKGNPAVGAPDLTDQYWLFGGSRADVTETLAYGRSGVMPAWDNILGEDKIQLVAAYVWSLSNSDNK; encoded by the coding sequence ATGAATACATTCTGGAGTCTCTGGATTATCGTCATAACCATCGGTACTCTAGTGGGCTGTGCCATTCTCCTAGCTTGGTGTGCCAAGGATAAAATGGGCGTGGATGAAGGTGCAGATATGGGGCATGAGTACGATGGTATTCGTGAACTCAACAACCCGCTGCCTAAGTGGTGGACTTATTTATTTATTGGTACTTTTGTTTTCTCAGCGATTTATTTTGCTTTATACCCAGGCCTTGGCAGCTTTAAAGGCTTATTAAATTGGCAAAGCTCCGATCAAACGGTTGGCACATTAGAGGCATCTCAAGCTTCTATCGCGGATGCTCAGTTGAACAAGCGTCTAGATCAATATGCAAAAGAGCTTGATGATGCGAATGCATATTTTGGTGAAACGTTTAAGAAGCTCACGCATAACTCAGAAGGACTTCGTCCTATCCCTGAGATTGCGCAAGATCCAGAAGCATTAAAAGTTGGTCAGCGCCTCTTTTTACAAAACTGTTCTCAATGTCATGGTTCCGATGCCAGAGGCCAAAAAGGCTTTCCTAACCTCACTGACGACGCTTGGCTTTATGGTGGAGAACCTAGTGCTATTGTTACAACCCTAAAACATGGCCGTATTGGGCAAATGCCCTCTTGGCAAGCTGCTCTCGGTGATGAAGGCATAAAAGAAGTGGTCAGCTATACATTGAGTTTATCTGGTCGTAAAGTGAATGCCAGAGAAGCGGCTGCCGGTAAAAAGCGTTTTGTTGTTTGTGCTGCTTGTCATGGAACAGACGGTAAAGGCAACCCTGCCGTCGGAGCACCTGATTTAACGGACCAATATTGGTTATTTGGTGGTTCACGAGCTGATGTAACAGAGACCTTAGCGTACGGTCGTTCTGGTGTGATGCCTGCCTGGGACAATATCCTTGGTGAAGACAAAATACAGCTAGTTGCCGCATATGTTTGGAGTCTGAGCAATTCAGATAATAAGTAA
- a CDS encoding DUF2523 family protein has protein sequence MMEFFEYIANVWATIINYFENIGYFAAQFFIWVEALWIKMKLTAQLYMLRTSFLVAKTLLEDIGFATLFTELFNQLPLEVKYWAHLFKVPEGISLYVNCFTTAIVIRMSR, from the coding sequence ATGATGGAATTTTTCGAATACATAGCTAACGTTTGGGCAACCATTATTAACTACTTTGAGAACATAGGCTACTTTGCTGCACAGTTCTTTATTTGGGTCGAAGCGTTGTGGATTAAGATGAAATTGACCGCTCAGCTTTACATGCTGCGTACGTCCTTTCTTGTAGCAAAAACTCTTCTAGAAGATATTGGTTTCGCCACCTTGTTTACTGAACTCTTCAACCAACTGCCTTTAGAGGTCAAGTATTGGGCGCACTTATTCAAGGTTCCTGAAGGTATCTCTCTCTATGTGAACTGTTTCACTACTGCAATAGTGATAAGGATGTCTCGATAA
- a CDS encoding DUF1293 family protein, producing MAKSVFVLGMDITWNSARGDSAQLNISRPLREINAEKFKRRTIGESGDVNPQWDQPLMIDHEYALLLERTGALVPRREYELRLEINPEDPLSGAVVTELIPVDAEIKKHFEVSMKGK from the coding sequence ATGGCTAAATCTGTTTTCGTTCTAGGTATGGATATTACATGGAACTCAGCGCGAGGCGACAGCGCACAACTTAATATATCGCGTCCTCTGCGTGAAATTAATGCAGAGAAATTTAAGCGCCGCACCATTGGAGAATCTGGCGATGTCAATCCACAGTGGGACCAACCATTAATGATTGACCATGAATATGCACTACTTCTTGAACGTACGGGCGCTTTAGTTCCTCGTCGTGAGTATGAATTGCGCTTAGAGATAAACCCAGAAGATCCTTTGTCGGGTGCAGTAGTGACTGAGTTAATCCCAGTCGATGCTGAAATCAAAAAGCACTTCGAAGTATCAATGAAGGGTAAATAA
- a CDS encoding DUF3693 domain-containing protein, with protein sequence MYQNQLLDAYKKAQSYVQDKQIAADMKIPPQRISDFRKGKRYMTDIQAIFLAKRSGLDPEIALLGCHADRNENPQIKAVWENIAKKFNGLGLSGISTVCAVFVSTEASPAGSTIRCVLCMLC encoded by the coding sequence ATGTATCAAAATCAACTGTTAGATGCCTATAAAAAGGCTCAAAGTTACGTACAAGACAAGCAAATAGCGGCCGATATGAAGATACCGCCGCAAAGAATCAGTGATTTTCGCAAAGGAAAGCGCTATATGACTGATATACAAGCAATTTTCCTCGCCAAAAGATCAGGTTTAGACCCAGAGATCGCTTTGCTGGGTTGTCACGCTGACCGCAACGAAAATCCACAGATTAAAGCCGTATGGGAAAACATCGCAAAAAAATTTAATGGGCTTGGTTTATCAGGCATTTCAACGGTTTGCGCCGTTTTTGTGTCTACAGAAGCAAGCCCAGCTGGATCCACGATTCGGTGCGTATTATGTATGTTATGTTAA
- a CDS encoding ATP-binding protein, with translation MEILQELLVDLRESKQREKILADENKAILSAISSMSEAKNKQEIFSCLNNALKKYINYDDFIVITRDDNSQAFSTLIATNGVFEYANWLQGNASDRALNGECILLFEPMLLNEFSQLNSFIHSQVNSIIMTGVHTEVTQNIILLVGAKKGHFSIQSRETLKRFRPLIERAIIDIENKEKLQRIVDLRTFELAKAREEAEKANQSKSEFLAMMSHEIRTPLNSVLGLLDILRQSTLDHQQSDVLYQMESSAELLLAIISDILDLSKIESGSFLLHEQWTNLSDKVTFVISQQKQVALSKNLTFSHISNLDKNKQYWIDDTRLSQVLFNIIGNAIKFTDSGRVDVSVLESKGEITFSIVDSGIGIPESKLDHLFTAFHQGDSSITRRFGGTGLGLAITKYLVEMMRGSITVESTEYVGSEFKITIPVRTRDYQLSLASTVEARLPDKKMNFLVVEDTKSNQMVIKLILNQLGHSVFIASNGRDAIKLIENQSDKKIDMILMDVSMPVMDGITATQILRKNGIKIPIIALTAHALDGDKKNCLTAGMDGFVSKPVRKQEIIKAIESLSK, from the coding sequence ATGGAAATTTTACAAGAATTGCTTGTTGACCTTAGAGAGTCAAAACAGCGAGAAAAGATCTTAGCCGACGAAAATAAAGCCATTCTTTCTGCGATCTCGAGTATGAGTGAAGCCAAGAACAAGCAGGAAATATTTTCGTGTCTTAATAACGCGTTAAAAAAGTACATCAACTATGATGACTTTATCGTGATTACCCGAGATGATAACTCTCAAGCATTTAGTACATTAATTGCAACAAACGGTGTCTTTGAGTATGCCAATTGGTTACAGGGTAATGCATCGGATAGGGCACTTAATGGTGAGTGCATTTTGCTTTTTGAGCCAATGTTATTAAATGAATTCAGTCAGTTAAATTCTTTTATTCATAGCCAAGTGAACTCGATAATTATGACTGGCGTGCATACTGAAGTGACACAAAATATCATTTTATTGGTTGGAGCTAAAAAAGGGCATTTCAGCATTCAGAGCCGTGAAACATTAAAACGTTTTCGACCATTGATTGAAAGGGCAATCATAGATATTGAAAATAAAGAAAAGTTACAACGTATCGTTGATTTGCGGACTTTTGAGCTAGCCAAAGCACGTGAAGAGGCAGAAAAAGCCAACCAGTCTAAGTCAGAGTTCCTGGCAATGATGAGCCACGAAATAAGAACGCCTCTCAATTCTGTTTTAGGCTTGCTTGATATTTTAAGGCAATCGACACTCGATCATCAGCAGTCTGATGTACTTTATCAAATGGAAAGCTCAGCTGAATTGCTACTTGCCATCATCAGTGACATTTTGGATCTTTCTAAAATAGAGTCGGGTAGTTTCTTATTACATGAACAATGGACCAATTTAAGTGACAAGGTCACATTTGTAATCTCTCAGCAAAAACAGGTAGCATTAAGCAAAAACTTAACTTTTTCTCATATCAGTAACCTCGATAAAAACAAGCAATATTGGATTGATGACACGCGTCTTTCACAAGTGCTATTTAATATCATTGGAAACGCAATCAAGTTTACCGACTCAGGACGTGTTGATGTCAGTGTTTTAGAATCTAAAGGCGAAATTACTTTTTCCATTGTAGATTCAGGAATTGGAATCCCGGAATCAAAGCTTGATCATCTATTTACTGCATTTCATCAAGGCGATAGCTCCATAACACGTCGCTTTGGTGGGACGGGACTTGGCCTTGCAATCACTAAGTATTTGGTTGAAATGATGAGAGGCTCAATCACAGTTGAAAGCACTGAATACGTAGGTTCGGAGTTTAAAATTACAATCCCAGTCAGAACAAGAGACTATCAATTGAGTCTTGCCAGTACAGTTGAGGCTCGTTTACCAGACAAGAAAATGAATTTTTTGGTGGTAGAAGATACAAAATCCAACCAAATGGTGATTAAACTTATCCTTAACCAACTCGGGCACAGTGTATTTATCGCCAGCAATGGCAGAGATGCCATTAAACTAATTGAAAATCAATCAGATAAAAAGATAGATATGATTTTAATGGATGTCTCAATGCCTGTGATGGATGGAATTACGGCCACACAAATATTGAGAAAAAACGGCATTAAAATCCCAATCATTGCTTTGACGGCTCACGCATTGGATGGAGATAAGAAAAATTGTTTAACTGCCGGTATGGATGGTTTTGTTTCTAAACCAGTTCGTAAGCAAGAAATCATAAAAGCCATTGAGAGCTTATCCAAATGA
- a CDS encoding FixH family protein has product MVKPWYKQFWPWFLIILPLTVVVWTIITVIVFANNSVSLVAEDYYKKGKGINIDITKMNVARELGLNAVIASDNETVIVSFTKGKLPYFPALTATFTHRTLPDRDFSRVLTADVNGNYRFTREEPINGPWFIELQPHNKEWMIQGRVEFPASSTTLMN; this is encoded by the coding sequence ATGGTAAAACCTTGGTATAAACAATTCTGGCCGTGGTTTCTGATTATCTTGCCACTCACTGTAGTTGTCTGGACGATAATTACCGTTATTGTCTTTGCGAATAATTCCGTGTCTTTGGTGGCTGAGGATTATTATAAGAAGGGAAAAGGCATAAACATTGATATCACAAAGATGAATGTGGCAAGAGAGCTTGGTTTGAATGCGGTGATTGCATCAGATAACGAGACTGTAATCGTCTCTTTTACAAAAGGTAAGCTGCCCTACTTTCCGGCTTTAACTGCCACTTTTACTCACCGTACTTTACCAGACCGTGACTTTAGTCGAGTACTCACTGCCGATGTAAACGGCAATTATCGGTTTACAAGAGAAGAACCCATAAATGGCCCATGGTTTATTGAACTTCAACCCCACAATAAAGAATGGATGATTCAAGGGCGAGTCGAATTTCCTGCTTCTTCAACAACCTTGATGAATTAA
- a CDS encoding CcoQ/FixQ family Cbb3-type cytochrome c oxidase assembly chaperone has protein sequence MDFGTIHSIYTVVLFATFIGIVWWAFGKKRKARFEEDANLVFADEEKEPQNNQGVKK, from the coding sequence ATGGATTTCGGTACAATTCATAGCATTTATACCGTTGTACTTTTCGCGACATTCATTGGCATTGTTTGGTGGGCATTTGGTAAAAAGCGTAAAGCACGCTTTGAAGAAGATGCTAACCTAGTTTTTGCTGATGAAGAGAAAGAACCCCAAAATAACCAAGGAGTTAAGAAGTAA